The Crocosphaera sp. UHCC 0190 DNA segment TAATTGATTATGTAAATAACTATATCTTTGACGATCACCTAATACTACTAGGAGAAGATGGCGAAAATATTTTAAGTAGAAATTGTCGATTGGTATATCAAGTTTCTGGAAAAATATGGGTTAATAATCACGCTCATGTGTTAAAACCAAAGTCTTATATAGATATAACATTTTTAACAGAATATTTAGAAAGTTTAAATTATGAACAGTATAATACAGGAACAGCACAGCCAAAATTAAACAAGAAAGCTTGTTCTATAATCATAGTCTTGCTTCCTACTATTAAAGAACAAAAAGCCATAGCTAATATATTAAGTGATATAGATAAAGAGATTGAGAAAATAGAGAAACAGAGAGACAAATATAAACAGATTAAACAGGGAATGATGCAGGAATTATTAACAGGAAAGACTAGACTGATAAAATAATTCAATAATCAAATAATATCCTATTGATGCTAACATATTGATTGTAGGGGCATAATACTATTATGCCCGTCAATTTCAGGGTTAACAGTCAAGGGTTTAACAGTGTTAAACCCCTACAGTATGACAATATTTTAGAGGAAAAAATATCAAAGTTGACCGTGAATAAATTGATTTATAACTCGTATTTCACAAAATTTGATGGGGTAAGAATCGGTAGTTTTTTACGATAAGGATGAAGAATCAATAAATCTTTATCTCCTGTAATTAAGAGATCAGCTAAACCATTAATTGCGACATCAAGATAGATATTATCTTTAGCATCTCGACAGTCAGTTATAAACTCTGTAATTGTAATTTTTTCTACTGCTTCTATTACTTCCTCCAGAAAAATTTGTAGAATTAGGTGATAACACAGCACTGACTAAGACATTAGCATCCAGAACATAACGATTAAGTGTCATTATTAAGAATATCCTGTAAAATCTCTGGAGTTAGTCCATTTTCTTGTGCTTCTTTGCCCATATCTTGAGCGAGTTTTATTAAGCGACTATTTTTTAGTTTAACTAAATCTTCGTAATCTTTCATAGAGATAATAGCAACATAATTATCATCATTTTTTTTAACAATAATAGACTCTTTTTGTGCTTTATCTATGATGTTAGCAAAATCCTTTTGTACTTCTGAGAGTGAAAATTGACCCATAGGACTTAATAGTTGATTGTACCTAATATAATTATAAACTATAATGTAGGCAGTGCATCGGCCTACGAAATTTGATACAATGATATAATATTACCCCAACACCCAACCCCTCAAAAAATGGTCG contains these protein-coding regions:
- a CDS encoding type II toxin-antitoxin system prevent-host-death family antitoxin: MGQFSLSEVQKDFANIIDKAQKESIIVKKNDDNYVAIISMKDYEDLVKLKNSRLIKLAQDMGKEAQENGLTPEILQDILNNDT
- a CDS encoding putative toxin-antitoxin system toxin component, PIN family — encoded protein: MLCYHLILQIFLEEVIEAVEKITITEFITDCRDAKDNIYLDVAINGLADLLITGDKDLLILHPYRKKLPILTPSNFVKYEL